One stretch of Flavobacterium sp. 9 DNA includes these proteins:
- a CDS encoding septal ring lytic transglycosylase RlpA family protein codes for MKKKLLYLLFVISITATAQKKPELIAKNSKTDTLQLYKKNAHASYYHDKFNGRKTASGVRFDNDKLTAAHKKFPFGTKLKITNEKNNKSVIVEVTDRGPFIKGREIDLSKKAFMNITSNKQGGLEYVTIEILENKKTLRID; via the coding sequence ATGAAAAAAAAATTACTATATCTTCTCTTCGTTATTTCGATAACAGCAACTGCTCAAAAAAAACCTGAACTTATAGCTAAAAACTCAAAAACTGACACCCTTCAATTATACAAGAAAAATGCGCATGCTTCTTATTATCATGATAAGTTCAACGGAAGAAAAACAGCAAGCGGCGTAAGATTTGACAACGATAAATTGACTGCTGCTCACAAAAAATTCCCTTTTGGAACAAAACTAAAAATCACAAACGAGAAAAATAATAAATCCGTCATTGTAGAAGTCACTGACAGAGGACCATTTATTAAAGGAAGAGAAATTGATTTAAGCAAAAAAGCTTTTATGAATATTACCTCAAACAAACAAGGCGGATTAGAATATGTAACAATTGAAATTTTAGAAAATAAAAAAACTCTGAGGATCGACTAG